The segment ccatccatctttttttttatcgttttccttcccttctctcctcctcctcctccacctccttaccatcattatcacccccctttcttatcattctcctcccttcctctcctcctccatctagtTCTCCCAATTCCTTATTTCTTATCGTTATCCTCCCTttatcactctccccctccccccttttctcctatttACGTCTCTCTCAATTTCATCAAGACAATTTGGCAAAATAAAGATTTCTCTATTCGCTAATAAACTCccaaagaataaacataaaaataaaaataaacataagaataaacatggaataaaatagttaaataaacaaTTCATTTACAACCTAAACACTTTGATCGTCGAAATgtggagaaaaataaaattataaaacgaaacgatacaacaataaaaaaggatatgAAGAAATGGAATAGATCGTCGGCATCCTTCCGTCTCGTGAGACGATGGAGTAGTTCCGTAGGGATAGGGTCAGCGGCAACGGCGTGAGCGGCTGAATAGTCCCACCGCGAATGGCAATCCCTCTGGCATTTGTCACAGACGAACGTTGACTGATGTTTTGGCTGGCGCTTTCTGCTtccgccttcttctcttctcggccagagctgcatttctcgcgtcctcggcctccttcacgccagatttcacagttgagcgccaggaaggccggtcctcagcgaggctctcccaggaggagacatcgatgttgcactgcttcatgtctcttttgcagacgtccttgaagcggaggcgggggcgcccatttggccgtgtgccctcggcgagttctccgtacaggaggtcctttggaattcgacctgcgtccatccttcgcacgtggccgagccatcgcaagcgtctctcccgcaagatggccaccatactcttcatgcctgctcgctgtagtatctccacgtctgggattttgtcctgccagcggatgtggagaatgcgtcgtagacatctgaggtggaagctgtggagtttcttctcatgccttgcgtagggggtccatgcttcgctgctgtagaggaggctgctgagcgcacaggcttggtagacatgcagtttagtcttttccgtaagactggagttgttccaaactctctggtacagtttcgacataactgctgtggccttggcgatcctgctgctgacttctgtttccagtgagtgtgagcttgagatcgaggacccaaggtaggtgaagttttccacagcttccagcacgtgcccatcgatggtgatggttgggggatggtctgtgccctgcgccatgacgctcgttttcttcaggctgatggtgagccCAAACTCCTTGCAGGCGGCGGAGAATCGACTGACAAGCTGCTGCAGACCTTCTTCTGTGTGCAAGGCTAGGGCTGCATCATCGGCGAAGAGCATCTCGCGAATGAGCACCTCTCTCACTTTGGTCTTGGCACGGAGACGGGCAACGTTGAGGAGTTAGCCATCGGCTCTGGAGTGGATGTACACCCCTTTGATGCAGTCATTGAAGGCGTACTGAAGGAGCATGGAGAAGATGCCAAAGAGTGTCAGCGCAAGGACACAGCCCTGCTTTACACCACTACTGACAGGAAAAACCCTGGACGAGACACCGTTGAAGCTCACTATGCTGCGCATGTTGTAGTGGAATGACGTGACGACAGCAAGCAGGTGTGGGGGACAGCCGATCTTCTTAAGGAGCTGGAAGAGTCCGCTCCTGCTGACCATGTCGAACGCCTTTGTTAAATCAATGAAGGCAAGGTAGAGAGGCATCTGCTGTTCCTGGCACTTCTCTTGGAGCTGGCGCAGGGAGAATACCATGTCTACTGTTGACCGGCCTGCACGGAAGCCACACTGGGACTCAGGGTAGACACGGGAGGCGAGGGTCTGTAAGCGGGTAAGGGTGACTCGTGCGAAGACCTTCCCCACAATGCTCAGGAGAGAGATACCTCGATAGTTGTTGCAGTCGCTTTTGTCACCCTTGTTTTTGTACAGGGTGACGATGTTCGCATCACGCATGTCCTGAGGGATGTGTCCTTTCTCCCAACATTTGCAGAGAAGGGTGTGCAGGGGCTCGAGTAGTGCAGGTTTCCCACTCTTTAGGACCTCTGCTGGAATGCTGTCAATCCCTGGGGCCTTTCCGCTTGAGAGATTGCTGATGGCTTTACTGAGCTCCTCCTTTGTGAGCAGTGCATCAAGTTCCTCTGTTACAGGCAGGTCAGGGGTGTCGGCAAGGGCAGCATCAGCGACAACATTTTGCGTGGCGTACAGCTCCAGGTAGTGCTCAACCCATCGTTCTAGCTGCTTGCCTTGGTCGGTGATCACGTCGCCTGTCTTGGTCTTGAGGGGGGCGGACTTACTGGACGCTGGACCTGTCGCCTTCTTGATGCCCTCGTACATCCCTCTTGCATCTCCTACGTCTGCAGCAAGCTGTATTCTACTGCAGAGATTTAACCAGTAGGTGTTTGCGCAGTGTCGAGCTGTCTGCTGGGATGTTTTCCTGGCAACCCTGAGTGCAGTAAGCGTGGTGGGGTTTGGAGCGTTCTTGTAGGCCAGAAGGGTCTTCCTCTTAGCCTCAACCACAGGCTCCATCCTGTCCCAGTGAGCCTCAAACCAGTCAGCGTGATTGTGGTCCTTCTTTCCGTAAGCGGAGATGGCTGCACTGTAGATCGAGTCCCGCAGGTGGGACCAGATGAGGTCTGTGGTGTCGTCTTCAGACATCGCCCTTGCTAGGGTCACGTTGAGAAGGTTCAGGAAGCCCTGCATCTTAAGGGGGTTTCTGGCATTGCAGGTGTTGACGCGTGGCCTGTCCGCTCTTCTTGCTGTGATGTATCTTCCTTACTGGCGACGAGGGAATGGTCAGTGTCGCAGTCAGCACTGTGGTAGGTACGGGTGAGGAGGACGCTAGCAAGGTCCTTGCGTCTGGTCAATACCAAGTCGAGCTGGTGCCAGTGGCGTGAACGAGGATGTCTCCAGGAGACCTGATCGATTTCTTTGCACGGGAAGGTGTTGGTGACGCATAGGCCGTGGTAGCAGCACAGCTCTAGCAGACGCTGGCCATTGTCATTTATCTTCCCGCGTCCATAGGCACCGAGACAGGAGAGCCAAGCCTCGTGGTCAGCTCCCACTctggcgttgaagtcgccaaggAGGTAAAGCATGTCAGTGCTGGGGGTTTGGGATATGATATCATCCAGGGCACCATAAAACTGGTCCTTATCCTCAGGGGTAGAGTACAGCGTGGGCGCGTACACACTGATGATGGTGGCTGAGCCGAAAGACGTGGACAGGCGGAGGGTCAGAATTCTCTCTGTGCCTGCTGAAGGGGGCTCGATGGAGGTCATCAGTGTGTTCTTTATGGCAAAACCGACACCATGCTGGCGGGGTTCTTCAGGGGGTTTACCTTTCCAGAAGAAGGTGTAGCTCTTTTCTCTGAGGGTGCCACTGTCTGCAAGCCTCGTCTCCTGCAAGCATGCAATGTCTACACCTAGCCGAGAGAGCTCTCTGTCGATGACAGCTGTTTTCCTGGCATCATCAACCTGTTGGATGTTGGGGGAGAGGCCGGGACACATGGTCCTGACATTCCAAGTAGCAAAGCGAAGACATGGGGTCTTCGgagattttcttttgtatttgttgttgcctGGTGCGGTCTTTTTTGGCCCACTTTTCAAGTCGGAACTCTAATCTCCATGCACCCAGTGGAGCAGATGAGCCATGGCGGAACAGCACCTAAGTGGCTGGGGGCTGCCCAGCTCGAGGCGGGCGGTAGCTGTTCAGTGGGACTGCAATGGTCCCTCCCACCGTCAGAGATGGCCCCTGGCGCCCGTTTCCTTCGCCAATCAGTTGGGCTTATAACCGGTAACTGCGCATCTCCCGTGTTGTGTCGGCACCTTTCAGtgacgctggagtgtcctctccagtggaacTACGTAGCCTGGGCAAGGTGTTTGGAGGACGAGCAGCAAGCCCCCCCTCTCCACGTAGCTGGCGGATCCAAGGGAACGACGAGTGTCGATACAGCTTGGGCACCAACGGCGTCACAGGAGTTGCCGGAGTGACATTGTGTTGCCAAACCGCCTTCGGGACTCCATCTCCTGATTTTCTGTCTGGGTTTACTCCCATAGCCTTTCCCAGAAGTGGGTTTACCACAAGGCAGCggtggatgcagtttatggtcatacccaggacataaatggaatagatagatataaaaatatgtaatagaTAAAAGCAAGGTAAAGAAACTGAATAGATTAGAAGAAATATGTATAACGGATAAAATATTACACAGAGGGCGCTTCCACCCAAACCCGCCGAAATGATACAACTTCCACTCGGTAAATAagtcactattactatttacttGGATCTCTCACGGATGAGAAGGTGGATGAATTTATGTCCAATCCATTTTCTTTCTGGGTGTTGAGGACTCGTAAATGTTATGCATAttttctgattttattattatttttatacgcatgctctctattttttcttttttttctttctttctctctctctctctctctctttagttcctCCCTTATACCCTCTTTTTGTAggctattcatatacatattgtttattcTATCCctgtctattattctctctccctagcttcttccttctccatctctctttttgatatgtctgtctctgtctctcttttcccctccccctctctcgctttctccctcacaaacacagacacactcacacacacacatacacgcacacatacaacctCAACCCGCCCTGCAGTGAGACCCACGCATGCGCAGTTGTCAGTCCCGTCTCCATCACTATTTACTGATGTTCTGAGAGAATTCAAAACAAACAGACGGCAAAGGACTGGGCTTCTTTGATGGGCGGCCGGCTTTCTGACAACCCTTGCGGCGCATCGAGCAAACGCGGAATCAAAGGCGCTTTTGCTTTCTTATAACCTTCGTAACGACGCTTAGCTTTTGGTTGCcgatgcgcgcgtgcgcgtgtctgTGCTCTTGGTGTCTTCTTAAGAATcagttactttatatatatatatatataaacatgtatatatataaacatatatataaatatatataaatataaatatatatatatataaatatatatatatatagatataatatataaacatatataatatatatatatatatatatatatatatatatatatatatatatatatatatatatatatatgtgtgtgtgtgtgtgtgtgtgtgtgtgtgtgtgtgtgtgtgtaaaaatatatatattttatacatatatgtatacatttgtatataaatttacatatatatgcatgttaatgtacatatatacagcatatacataaatataaatacatacatacatatgtacatatatgttgtatCGAGAATttttcatatacaatataaaagTGTATTCTTAGTAAATTACTGCGGCCAATTTATCAAGATCAATTTTGACACGTGATGAATGTTACTTGTGTATTGCGGTCACCACCTGGGTTTTGGGCTTTGGGTTTTAAAGAAGCCCCGACGACGCGCAGTTTTGACTTCCCTAATTTTAATGTGAGTGGCATGACTTAATGGCCTTCGGGTTCATGGGGCGCCTTGAATTTAATCCTGGTGAAGGTCCAGCGATCATAGAAACAGTTTTAACCATTTTTCTTTTAGCTTATAAAAATAATCAGGTGGCATATAACAATGTACATCTTGCCAATAAACATGATTACTTAATTCAAGTCTAAAGTTAACTTCAGCTTTACCCCCTTCCTTTGCCTactacatattaacatataatcatatagatagatatactaaaaACAAAAGTGAGACTGTATCAAAACACTCACTACCTAGTAGTTTCCGTTATTTACTTGGACGAATAAACCATcaatcctttcctcctttcatttttttcctttcctacacaTTCCTTGGATATATAGTTACATTCCCAATTTATTCCTTGGCGAAGTCAGAATTGTATCCTTTGACTGATTCCAttgtatacacccccccccccaaaaaaaaaaaaaaaaaagagaaaagagagagcaagagagaaaaaaaaaaaaaaaaaatagacactgAGTTGATGGAATCATGGCATGTTGTTCTCGAAACCAATattccccaacctccctctctccgtgtAAGATGTAAGCAAAGACCTGTTTTAATTTTCACACTTCAATTCATGTggattcattaattatattaattcacttatcagGTATTACAGCCTTCAATTTCCGGATGAAACGAGATTTTGAATACTTAGCACTTAATATACCTGTGTGCGAGATGAAAGCAAAGATTAATTTAACAAGGACAAAATGAACTGTTTACTACTTCCCCCCTAGAATTGTGGACATTTCAACCAACCATTAATAGATAATTATCGTAATTTACTTTATTACTTCCAAacaaaaatatggaaataaacatttcggtgggCCAGATATCTTTACAGTGcgccttttaaatgtcgaatcaatatcgatctcgatgcacacacatataaataaatagtgttGTTGGCATTCTTCTGTCTCTAGAGACAGTGGAGTCTGCACCTGAGTATTGttacttatttatcattacttaGTTGTGGGGTTGCAGCGCCGGTTGTGGCTGAATAAGCCAATGTAGGAGCTGCAGCTCCTATTACACTTGCTGCAAGTATAGTCATGGGGGTAACAGTAGCAGACTGAATTTTCAGCTGTTTGCAGTTCTTCTTCTCCACGGCCTGTTTGATGTCGGTTTTGACATTTTCACGCCAGCTTCAGTGGTCGAAGGTCACTGTCTCGAGATCGGATGAGGACCTAGCGCACCTTGGTCTTCGCTCTAATGCGGGTGAGGTTGAAGAGGTTCCTGTCACTCTGTGTGTGGAGGAAGATGCCATCTTCGGACTTGGTGAAAACATAGCGCAGGAGCAGGGAGAAGAATATGCCAAAAAGTGtcggggccaggacacatccttGTTTCACGCCGCTCTTGATCGGGAAAGGGTCCGATGATGATCCATCATACTGAACTGTGCCAGACATGTCATGAAACGACTGGACCACCTTCAGAAGCTTGGGGGGGAATCCAATCTTGTGGAGGAGGGCAAAGAGGCCAGACTGACTGAGTCAAACGCTTTTGTCAGGTCAATGAAGGCAAGATACAAGGAACGTCGCTGTTCATGGCACTTTTCTTGCAGCTGCCTGTGGGAGAACACCATGCCGATGGTTGATCGCTTGGCCCGGAACCCACACTGCAACTCGGGATAGACGCGGTCTGCAAGTACCTGCAGGCGGTTGAGGACTACCCTGGCGAAGGCTTTTCCAACAATGCTGAGAAAAGAGATCCCACGATAGTTGTTGCAATCACTGCGGTCGCCCTTGTTCCTGTAGAGAGTGACAATCCTTGCGTCCCGCATGTCTTGGGGTATCACTCCCTCATTCCAGCACTGAAGTAAAAGCTCATGGAGATGTCCAAGGAGGAAACTCTCTTTTGCAGCCTTCACTACCTCTGGTGGGATTCCATCGCTACCTGGTGCTTTACCACAGGACAGTGAGTCACTAGCCCTGCTGAGCTCCTCGATGGTCGGTAGGCGAGACAAGTTTTTCCATTgtgggcagtgggggggggggggtgtcctccATGGCTGTGTCAGTGACAACATTCTCTCTGGAATACAGCTCCCCGTAGTGCTCGGCCCATCTCTCCATCTGATCACCACGGTCTTTAATGATGTCACCAGAGGTGGACTTGAAGGGAGCGATCTTAATTGCACTTGGTCAAAaggctttcttcattccctcataCATGGCACGTATGTTTCCACGATCCGCAGATGTCTGGATGTCGCGGCAAAGCTTCAGCCAATAGTCACTGGCGCATCTGCGGGCAACCATCTTGGTGTTGTTGCgggctgtatatatttatataaatgtaaatatatacatatatatgtgtgtatgtgtatatatgtatacataaatgcatatattatatttatcatatatatatatatgtatgtatgcacacacacacacacacacacacatatatatatatatatatatatatatatatatatatatatgtatatatatgtatatatgtatatacataaacgtatatataaatatatatatatatatatatagagagagagagagaaagagagagagagagagagattaagagatagatacataaatagatagacaaatagaaagagagaataaggaaagcaaccgtaaaaagataaacagaacaaGGGAGACGGTAAACCAGTCCACTCCTCACTGCAAATCCAGGAACCCGCCGAAAGTGATATATAGACAAACGAATAGATAGTCAGAGAATTGAAAAAGTGATGCATAGATAAACgggcaaacggacagacagacatagacaaagacaaacagacaaacagatacaaccCACTCTCTCCCCACTGCACCTCCATAGACCGACGAAGGGTAGGCCAGCGCCTTCAGACACCCGGCGGCGCAGACGAAGGCAACGCGCGACACGAGTGGCGCAGCCATCAGCAACGGATgccgttaggttaggttaggttaggttaggttaggttgggttaggtttaggttaggttaggttaggttaggttaggttaggttaggttaggttaggttagaaggAATTCCTGTTTGGGATTAGAATTGGAGAGGCAGaggcggatggatagataggtggacggAGAGATGGGCAAATAGgtaagcaggtagatagataaatagataaatagatatacagatacataattatgtatatgcacatgtgtgtatttatttgcacacacacacacacacacacgcaaaaaaaaaaaaaaatatatatatatatagagagagatagaaagagagagcgagaattatGTTCAccaacatttatataaaaaaacgtaATTACCGTCACAGCCTGTCGATCCACCAATAATAGAGCAATTATGGTGATATTACGAGCCTCGGTTTCGTTAATCCCCTGTTAGCAAACGGGCCGAGGGAAAATATCGTACCTGGAAAATACGGCAacaatgaacacaaaaaaatcaCGTACTTGCTAATTTACCCAAAAATATTATTGGGGAATACAGTGACCGTAAAGTAACAGCAGTGACTTCGAGTGTTCCTCTAAGGGTCCTGGCGGAGAGAAGTTATAATACCACATGCTGATACCACCCTAATGCAGTTTCCTATAGTGCTAACAGTAAATATTGAGGTATTGGACATTATCACTTATTTACGGAATGATAAATATTGAGGAATCGAttggttgctttttttttttattacttactAAAGTTTGATCTATACACCTTGCTGTTTATCATCGTTCTGGTCCCGCTGTAAATAAtttggttaccccccccccccccccgcgagagATATTTCAaaattttcgtattttttgtacaaatatcaattcgtattttccttttttttcttatcagcaCTCTAGGTCCGCATGttgagcaacccccccccccccccactcgaacCTTGGAAGAgttaagaaatgaaaaggaaagaaaaatacgtAATAACAGCTGATGGTATTTAACCAATTTAACTACCAATTACGGCATTAGTTCGACCAGTTTTTACGTGGTAGTTTTAGGCTGCAATTTCCTCCGTCTATTCTCTTTCATCCCACGCACAACTCTGCAACACCAACTGCATATTGAGACTAAGAATGGCGGGGACAACTCAGATactaaacgaaaatgaaaaagctTTTTTGAATGACCATTTAACAGATACCTTCCTTTTTTACAGGAAACAGGGAATGCAATTTATTTTTCGATGTATGACCAGATCATGTCCAATTATAACCTAacgcttttcattttcttctttatttgaaCGAGAAAATTCGCGTAGTTCATTTTATATGCGGTGAATTCGACATGAACGTTCAGGCGTGTACACATTTAAGgcaatttagatatatgtatacgtaggcGTTGCTTTGGAATCATTAAGTTAGCTGTAATTTCgtactttgattataataataataataataataataataatacataatactaataattattactattattattaccattatttttactattattattaccattattattactattattattatcactattattattaccatcatcatcattactattgttattaccgttattattattactatcattatcataattatgataaccattattatcatcattatcattagtatcatcatcatcatcaacaccatcattatcacaccaTTTTCATAGTAAGCTAGCACATCTTAACCCAAAAGAAGAAGCTCTTTTTATCATCCTTTCTCACCCACGGATAAAGGGAATCTTCATCACACCAAAAACCTATAGTAAGAACTTTATCGAACCGACAAGACAGCAGTCTACGAGAATATAATCGCGTTCGAAATCCAgtatgagaaaggagagatagaagagcaggagacgaagaggaggaagaggaagggtaagtagaggggaagagatgaggaaggaagagaaagggtaagatgaagagatgaagaggaaaagtaagatgaggggaagaggaaaaggaggatgaggaagagggagagggagaacaggacgaggtgaggaagaggaagagaaagatgaagaaggtgaAGAGCAGGGAGACTGCAAAATAAGGAACGATAAGAAATGAAGAACCGACAAGAAATGAAAAAGcagcaagataaaaaaatgagaaccGTAGAAGTGATAATAAACACAGAAGAGGAAGCAACGCGACGCAACTAAACGGAATGAGAAGTCAccataaatcatatgtatattttccttttctttgtttttattatcattatccttgtggTGTGGGAGATAATGCCGCTGTTTCTAAGAGACAGTAACATATACCCGCCCTTTCTGGTCgtaacgaaagagagggagggaaggaggggggggagagagagagagagagagagaaagagagagagagagagagagggagggagagagagagagagagagagagagagagagagagagagagagagagagagagagagagagagagagagagagagaggggggatgagggagagaggggatgagggagggagggaaagagagagaggggggaggggaagagagggggaggggggaggaacgtagggagagggaaggaaggagacatcAGAAAaggatttcctttttcttctgttccccttctccatctccctgatTTGCCTGTCTGTATCCATAtcttctctccttattccccAGTTGccatccctcctttttcctctttcactcctcttccttttttttcttccccttcttctctccttccacctctctcttttcccaaaaAAATTCGAAAAACCTTCAGCCCGGCTCTAGAATAACCCTACCATAGGCCTATAGACTGCGATGAAATGCTCCTTTCACCGCTtgtgaaaaatgaagataaaatggaGTCCTTCGTTTGAGGTTTGAATTAGGTggcttatagaaaaaaaagaaaaaagaagaaaagaaaagaaaaaataaaataaaaaaataaaaaattaaagaaaagaaaagaaaaaagaaaagaaaaggaaaagaaaagaaaagaagaaagaaaatagaagaaaaaagaaaagaaaagaaaaaaaaataatataaaataaatgaaaataaaataaaatcaaagagaaatgaaaaagtaaaaacaaaaaagtaaaaataaatgctGTTTACTTAAATATTCGAAAACACTGACTCCTCGACTATGCTTGTTTGAATATAATGTCTTGACAAGCTCGTTACATATCAATGGACTATTGGATTaagatatataaacttttatagtATTTGCGATACCAAAACATTTACGTAAATTACcgtattaaaaaaaatgttttagaggAATTTCCTTGTCTAGTATCTACGCCCATTTCGTTCTGTAATCAAAGCTTTTCCATTGGATTAAATtatcttaaaacacacacacaaggcactgATTACATATTTGAACGAATTAATCTTTCTGCATTATCTTTCCGCTTTTtagcattatatgtattatatctgtaAATGAAATAGTACAATTTATCTTCAAGAAGCCGCTTTTATTGGGTTAAACCTCGTTTCAAGTCCATGTAATTATAGTGGAATCTTATTACAGCCTGCTTATGAGAAGGGAAAACAGAATTAAAATATgtgcaataaacacacacatacgcacacaaacaacaacaaataattgtCTACATGGCTATAAACTGCTATTCCTTCTGTACAACCTGTCCTCGCCCTACAACTGTATTTTCGTCTATTAATCATTGCCTCTGCGACTTTTCATACAGTTCAGACTCTCTACACTCACCCTTCGTTACATCACTGTCTTATCTCcttctgtctatatattcatctatctaatatctatttatctttccatttgttaatttgtttttttatctggttaagctgtctatttatctattattttatttctcaacctatttaattgtctatctatccatccttccatctctttatcaatccatccatccatccatctgttcaTCCAATTTATTTCAAACAAGACTACCAAACTCCACGTAGAGCAAATCTGTGTTGCAGAAATCCAGTTGAAATGACTGCCGTTGCAAGGAGCCTCCCAGTCATCGCATCGGCCCACACCGCCTGAATCGCGCTTGTTAACAATTCAATTAAAACACTCTGGCTTCGAAATTGCTTACTTTATAATACGTTATTGCACTGCGTTACCGATATGCATGTCTGCGTTGTGTATCGAGTCCCAGTTGGGTAAttctcggggggagggggggggggcttcatttCGTTAAAATCTCCGAAGCCATTTGAAAGATACATGCTAGCTCTCTCGACACGCGATATTGCTCCAGTTTTGAAAAAAGAGTCACGCCGTTGCAGAGTCAGAT is part of the Penaeus chinensis breed Huanghai No. 1 chromosome 2, ASM1920278v2, whole genome shotgun sequence genome and harbors:
- the LOC125035151 gene encoding craniofacial development protein 2-like, whose translation is MCPGLSPNIQQVDDARKTAVIDRELSRLGVDIACLQETRLADSGTLREKSYTFFWKGKPPEEPRQHGVGFAIKNTLMTSIEPPSAGTERILTLRLSTSFGSATIISVYAPTLYSTPEDKDQFYGALDDIISQTPSTDMLYLLGDFNARVGADHEAWLSCLGAYGRGKINDNGQRLLELCCYHGLCVTNTFPCKEIDQVSWRHPRSRHWHQLDLVLTRRKDLASVLLTRTYHSADCDTDHSLVASKEDTSQQEERTGHASTPAMPETPLRCRAS